From the genome of Carassius gibelio isolate Cgi1373 ecotype wild population from Czech Republic chromosome B10, carGib1.2-hapl.c, whole genome shotgun sequence, one region includes:
- the LOC127966672 gene encoding fish-egg lectin-like, which translates to MKVYQSVVLLFCSQFLHTLALDCSVMNGNLKQIDAGMGSVVGVNNFDEAFILEDNVFTKINISLKHFTVGPAGQLGVNAANNIFKLQSGRFIQFPGLLKQVDAGGDQILAGVNMFDQIFCLNMDANDKWPSSNTPWVQINGGLKYYSCGPYSCWGVNIYDQIWILRDVSNNVCSGSGTFVNIAGILSMIEVATDGSVFGVNYQGSLFQRTGVTRANPAGTDWISMVACPNGHKHVSFDLGVLWVVCVDGSIRKCTL; encoded by the exons ATGAAGGTTTATCAGAGCGTCGTGCTACTCTTCTGCTCCCAGTTCCTACACACTCTCg CTTTAGACTGTAGTGTGATGAATGGGAACCTGAAGCAGATCGATGCTGGAATGGGCTCAGTGGTTGGAGTGAACAATTTTGATGAAGCCTTCATCCTGGAGGATAATGTCTTCACAAAGATCAACATCTCTCTAAAGCACTTCACTGTTGGACCTGCTGGTCAGCTGGGGGTGAATGCAGCAAACAACATATTCAAGCTTCAGAGTGGCAGGTTCATTCAGTTTCCAG GTCTTCTCAAACAGGTGGATGCTGGAGGTGATCAGATTCTTGCAGGTGTcaatatgtttgatcaaatattttgtttaaatatggaTGCTAACGACAAATGGCCATCCAGCAATACTCCTTGGGTTCAAATTAATGGAGGGCTGAAGTACTACAGCTGTGGCCCATACAGCTGTTGGGGAGTGAACATCTATGATCAAATCTGGATCTTGAGG GATGTGTCTAATAATGTTTGTTCTGGGTCTGGCACCTTTGTGAATATTGCTGGAATTCTGTCCATGATTGAAGTAGCAACTGATGGCAGTGTCTTTGGTGTGAACTATCAAGGGAGCTTATTCCAAAG AACTGGCGTCACTCGTGCCAACCCCGCTGGCACAGACTGGATCTCAATGGTTGCCTGTCCCAATGGCCACAAACATGTGAGCTTTGACCTGGGAGTGCTGTGGGTCGTGTGTGTTGACGGCTCCATCCGTAAATGTACTTTATAG